One stretch of Erythrolamprus reginae isolate rEryReg1 chromosome 7, rEryReg1.hap1, whole genome shotgun sequence DNA includes these proteins:
- the FKBP4 gene encoding peptidyl-prolyl cis-trans isomerase FKBP4, whose product MTAEERGAEEMSAAAEAAAVAAEGLDITAKSDGGVLKVVKREGTSTECPMIGDIVTVHYTGWLLDGSKFDSSRDRKDKFSFDFGKGEVIKAWDIAVGTMKIGELCQIVCKPEYAYGTAGSPPKIPANATLFFEIELFEFKGKDLTDDEDGGIIRRIRKKGEGYSKPNEGALVEVEIEGRHDDRLFDKRELRFEVGEAENYDLPPGVDKTLQKMEKLEEAVVYLKPSYGFGSVGKPKFQIPPDADLQYEIKLKSFEKAKEPWEMNTQEKLEQGAIAKEKGTQYFKEGKYKRATLQYKKTVSWLEHETGLSDMEKEQSRNLRLAAHLNLAMCHLKLKEYTQVLENCNKALELDSNNEKGLFRRGEARLAVNDFELARADFQKVLQLYPSNKAARAQLLISQQKIRQQHEREKKMYANMFQRLADKEPKLEADAGCKEEGKQNGVEEKTEVDIEI is encoded by the exons GTGGTCAAGAGAGAAGGGACAAGCACAGAATGCCCCATGATAGGGGACATAGTGACCGTCCACTACACCGGATGGCTTCTGGATGGCTCCAAGTTTGACTCCAGCCGGGACCGAAAGGACAAGTTCTCCTTTGATTTTGGAAAAG GTGAGGTGATCAAAGCCTGGGACATCGCCGTGGGAACCATGAAGATTGGAGAACTTTGCCAGATTGTCTGCAAACCAGAATATGCCTACGGCACTGCTGGCAGCCCCCCAAAGATACCTGCTAATGCCACCTTGTTTTTTGAG ATAGAACTCTTTGAGTTCAAGGGGAAAGATTTGACCGACGACGAAGATGGGGGCATAATTCGGCGGATccgaaagaaaggagaaggctaTTCCAAACCCAACGAGGGGGCCTTGGTAGAAG TCGAAATTGAAGGTCGGCACGACGATCGCTTGTTTGACAAACGAGAGTTGCGGTTTGAAGTAGGGGAGGCAGAAAACTATGACCTCCCTCCTGGCGTGGACAAAACATTGCAGAAAATGGAGAAGCTGGAAGAGGCTGTGGTTTATCTCAAGCCCAG CTATGGCTTTGGAAGCGTTGGGAAACCAAAGTTTCAAATCCCGCCAGATGCAGACCTCCAATATGAAATTAAACTCAAAAGCTTTGAAAAG GCAAAAGAGCCCTGGGAGATGAACACCCAAGAGAAGCTGGAACAAGGCGCCATTGCAAAAGAAAAAGGCACCCAGTATTTCAAA GAGGGGAAATACAAGCGAGCAACGTTGCAGTATAAGAAAACCGTCTCGTGGCTGGAACACGAAACTGGCCTGTCAGATATGGAGAAAGAGCAATCCAGGAACCTGAGGCTGGCTGCCCATCTCAACCTGGCTATGTGCCATTTAAAGCTGAAAGAGTATACTCAGGTCTTGGAAAACTGCAATAAG GCCCTGGAATTGGACAGCAACAACGAGAAGGGCCTCTTCCGGCGAGGTGAGGCTCGGTTGGCTGTCAATGACTTTGAGTTAGCCCGAGCAGATTTCCAGAAGGTGCTACAGCTCTACCCAAGTAACAAGGCGGCCAGGGCCCAGCTCCTCATCTCCCAGCAAAAGATCCGCCAGCAGCACGAAAGGGAGAAGAAAATGTATGCCAACATGTTCCAGAGACTGGCAGACAAAGAACCGAAG CTGGAAGCTGACGCAGGCTGTAAAGAAGAGGGCAAACAGAACGGTGTGGAGGAGAAAACAGAAGTCGACATAGAAATTTGA